In Bradyrhizobium sp. 200, the sequence GTCAGGAAGATTATTGGCGTACTTGTAGGTAAATTCGGCGGTCTGGGCCCGCGCCACCAACGGCGCGCCGATGCCGCCCAAAACCGCTGACGCAGCGGATGCCCTAAGAAGCGTGCGTCGTGAAAAACTCATTGGATTCTCTCCCTTGAGGGTTGTTGTTCTTGCGATGCCCCGATGTCGCGAGTCATCCGTGTGCTCGCGCGCTTATTGCAGCGTCCGAAGGCGGCGGCAACACAGGCTTTGGCGGATCAGGCTTGCTCGGGCCAAACCAACACTCGTACAGTCACGAAGCTGGTTTGGTTTGCTAGAAGATCTGCCTAAATATCTGATCTAATTGTAGATATAGATATTCCATAATATACCTTATGCGAATTAGTGGCCCAGCATTCGTCAATCTGTGTTGTGCCCGCAAACCTGAATCGAGTCGATTTAAGCGAACCTCGAGTCGGCATGCGGCCGAACCTACTTTCGGTGGCACGATCGAACCTGATGGGCCGACCATTGTCGTTTCGGCTTCGATCTGAGTCATTCCTGCTCCATCGGAGTCTGGCGTTTAATCCTGAGGTTCGCGTAATGAGCCTATGCGAACAGCTCCATCTCAAGAGCGGCCGACCGCAGTGTGTGTGCTCGGCTCTAGATTTTGGCACTCGCTGAACTCAACTTTGGCACTGAGTTGTTTGGCTTTGGAGGTCCTTCCCCGAAGTGTCGCCGAGCGATCAGCAACGGGACAGCCAAGCCGGCCTTACAGGAGAAACGAGAGAGCCGCCTCGCACCGATCTTGGATCTTTAGGGTCAGCAGATCGTCTGCGCGTGTCCGGCCGAGATTGACGGCCGCGATCGGAATGCCGCGCCTTGCTGCCGCCTGAGCGAACCGGAACCCCGAATAGACCATAAGGGACGAACCCACGACCAGCATCGCGTCGGCCTGCTCCAGAGCCTCCATGGCCAGGGAGACCTGATCCCGCGGAACGCTTTCGCCGAAGAACACGACGTCCGACTTCAGCACGCCGCCGCAGGACGGGCAATGCGGCACGGCGAAGCCCGAGAAGTCCAGGTGGTCGAGCTCGGCGTCGCCATCCGGCAAAACGGCGGCATCCAGGTCGGCCCAGCTTGCGTTGAGACGGACCAGATCTTCCTGGAAGTCGGCGCGGCGTAGGGCAGCCGAACAGGCCATGCAGCGCACCAGATCGAGCCGGCCGTGAAGGTCGATCACCACCCTGCTCCCGGCGGCTTGATGCAGCCTATCGACGTTCTGGGTGAGGAGCATTCGGCTCCGTCCGTTGGCCTCGAGCCGAGCCAAGGCGTGGTGCGCGTCGTTAGGAAGGGCTTGTCCGAACCGACGCCAGCCGATCATGCTGCGCGCCCAATAGCGGGATCGGATGGCGTCGTCCGCGACGAACGCCTGAAAGCGCACCGGCTGCATTCGCTTCCAGCTGCCATCGGCGTCCCGATAGTCGGGTATCCCGGAGTTCGTGCTGCAGCCGGCACCCGTAAGGACAAACAGTCTTTCGTGGCTCTCGACGAATGCTTTGAGGTCTCGGTTTGCCATTTCCAACGATATGTAGTCCGTCCCTGCCCGCGTTTCCATGGCACCGGCGCTCGCCGCTGATGTCGGAAATCGCCGGAACGGGACCATCTCGGCGCGGACGTCGCAGCTACGCCAGCAATTCGTATCGCGATTTGGTGCCTGCGTCGTAGATGCGGATCTGAAGCATCGGGAAGCGACGCTTCAGCTCGAGAGCACCGCGCATCGCGCCTTCGCCGGTGCTGAATTCGGTCTTGAGAAGCCCGTCGATCTCAATGGCGAAACCGCTTTGCGGGAGTTGGATCGATCGGCCAGGCATCGGGCATCCGTTGTTGTGAGCAGTGAATCCTGAGTACGGTGAGTCCATTGCGGCGGACAAGGCGGGTCGTGCGATTCAGACGGGACAAGTCCGACGCATTTGCACATCATCGACGGCCTCGAAAACGCCTTCGCATCTACGGGCAATGGCCGTCCATCGCAGAGCACCCGTCCGAGCACGTTCAAAACGGCCTCACCTTAGAGCCGATAAGCCGCCAGCGGCGAGCCCTTTCAGGCCGAAGGAGAGCTACGGTTTGTCATTGCGGTAGCGTCGCGCGCTCCCGAATAGTCAATCGATCGTCAGCAAGGGTCAACCGTGCACGGGGCCACCAGACCAGCCTTGCGTGTTCTCGCGGAAACATCCTCGTCGACGCTGATCGCAGGCCCAGCGGCCGCGTCCGCCCCCTCCACTCTCCCTCGCGACGCCGGCGGGAACACACTTCAGCTCACCTGACGCGCTTCATATGATCCGATAGGAAGTGCCGGCACTGGCACCGTGATTCTAGTCGCACCCGCAGCGTAGTGGTGTGGTGTCGCATGCCAGCGCACAAGAGGCTGACCATCCCCGTGTCCTTGTCGCACCCCCCCCAAGCCCAGCATTCGTAAGAAACGCGTCCGGCAAAGCTGGAACACCTTTCTTCGTCCCGTTTGCCGCTGGCGAGGCGCCCGGTGGGCGCGATGGACACTGGCCACTGTACCGGCGGCGGTTCGGATCGCTTTCGTCGTAGCGACGATCCTCGCGGTAGTCTCGCTGGCAAACGCCGTCTATCAGGTGGTCCGCAAGCCGACCGAGCTGCTCTTTTTCGTCGGCGGCGCGCTCGACAAGGTGCCGAGTGAAACTTGGCAGCAGTATGGGCCGCTCTTCCGCAAGTATTCCACCGACACCATTACGCCCGAGCTGCTCGCTGCGCTGGCGCAGATCGAGAGCACGGGCAAGCCGCCGGCGCCTCTTGGGCCGAAGATGGTTCGCGGGAACCGCGAGCAGTTTGCCGGTGAACCCGACCGCCCCCATGCCATGGTTTTCCTATCTAAAACCTTGAAAAAACTGGGGGATACGGTGGCGACCTGAGGTTCAGCGGATGCTTTTCTCGGTGATCCGTGCTATGTTTCGATCGGTCAGACCAGCATCGCCAATCAACATCTGACAGCTCACCAGAATCGCTCTGATTGAATTGAGCCCTCACATCTTTGGGCACACGTGAGGGTCGCTCTATAGGTTGCATTCAATGTGTAAGTGCGTGTTATCGAACCGAGGAGCGCTGTGATGGCCGAAGCGCAGCGCAAGCTGGACTGGGCAAAGCTGCTCAACGGCAATCGGCGTAAGCCACCATCGGCACCGAGCCCACAGAAGGGCAAGGAGCAGAGGATCCCGCTTGAAAGGGATTACGACCGCCTGCTCTTTTCCACGCCGGTTCGGCGCCTTGCCGATAAGACCCAGGTCTTTCCGCTGGAGCGCAACGACAGCGTCAGGACTCGCTTGACGCACAGCCATGAGGTCGCGAACCTTGCGCGGAGCATCGGTACCACCCTCTTCTACAATCACGGGGAAGAGCTTGGCTTGGCGGCTATTCCAGATGCCGCTCGCTCGGTTCCGTCGCTGCTTGGCGCCGTCGGCCTCGCCCACGACCTCGGGAACCCTCCCTTCGGTCACCAGGGCGAAGATGCCATGCAGTCCTGGATCACCCGCCACTCCGTACCCAAGGCAGAGGATCAGAACTCGTTCGACATTTTCGCCGGCGCCGGCCTCACGGCTGCCCAGCAGCGGGATTTCGAAAAGTTCGAGGGCAATGCGCAAGCGCTCCGGCTCCTGACCCGGCTCCAGATCATCAACGACGGCTACGGTCTCAACATGAGCTATGCGGCCCTCGCGGCCCTCATGAAATACCCCGTGCCCTCCGACAAGATCGACAAATCCATCCAATCGCGGAAGAAGTTCAACTTCTTCCAGTCGGAGGCCAAAATCGTCGACGAGGTATGGCGGAACACCGGCCTTGAGGAGGGCGTGCGCCATCCCCTGACCCTTGTGATGGAAGCCTGCGACGACATCGCGTATTCGGTTTTGGACTTGGAAGATGCGGCCAAGAAGGGCCTGATCTCGTTTCACGACTTGATCGCCTCCTTGAGCCACGATGCTAACGATGACCCGCAAATACTTGATATTTTTGAACAATCGCGCAAGCGTGAAACTGAATACCGCCAGTCTCAATTGTCCGGCGCCGAGCTCTCCGACATCTCGATGCAAATGCTGCGGGTCCAGGCCATCGGCCTGATGGTCAATGCCGTGACTGACGCTTTCGTCGCGAATCGGGATACGATCATGGCCGGGGAATTCCACGGCGAGCTCTTGGCAGGATCGCGCTCCGAGGCCCTTTGGAAAGCCCTGAAAGGTTTCGCGCGAAAGCACGTCTATTCCCATCGCAGCGTGATCGAGGTCGAGTTGGAGGGGCACCGCACCATTCATGCGTTGATGGACGCGTTTTGGCAGGCGATCGAGAACCGGGGTGCCGAAGATTTCGTGAACCCCCGTGGCACGAAGCCCTATGATGCCTATGTCTATTCGCGCATCTCGGAAAACTACCGGCGCGCTGCGCAGATGTCGGAAATGCCGATGCGTTATCGAGAACTTCAGCTGATGACTGACATGATCTCCGGCATGACCGATTCGTTCGCTGTCGACCTTTGTCGCAAGCTGGTTTCGTTGAGGGGATGACGATGCAGGCACTCGCCCGCGGCGAACGAGAACTCGGACAAAGGATAGATACTTTCCTCAAGTCCGACGCTCGAGGCCTCGAGGCCCATGAGTTGATTCAACGGCTCAGTACGGTCGGCAAGGTTGGCATCTTCGGTGGCATGGTGCGGGACATCGCCAGATCCGGCAGCGACGCGTTCGCCTCGGATATTGATTTGGTGGTCGACGGCGATGCCTCGGGGCTGGCCAGTGCATTTGCCGGCTGCCGGGCTGAGCGCAATCGATTCGGGGGGTACCGCCTGAGCGGTCGTCACGTGAAGTTCGACGTTTGGGCCCTTCATGACACTTGGGCCATCAAGGAAGGATTGGTCGGGGCATCGGGCTTGCCAGACCTGACGAAGACCACTTTCTTCGACTGGGATGCCGCGGTGTATATCCCAGCCGAGAGTGTGCTGCATTGCAGCGTGGATTACTTCGACCGTATCCACAGCGGCGTGGTGACCATCAATCTCGAGGAAAACCCCAACCCGCTCGGCGCCATCGCGAGGACGCTGCGGCTCCTTGTCGACTGGGAAGTCGGGTTGTCGCGACGCCTGGCCGACTTCCTCTGGCAGCAAATCAAAGCCCACGACGTGAACTCGTTGGTCCATGCCCAGAAATACACCTTGGGACACGTGCCGGTGAAGGGGCAGAGCATTCCCGCGCTGCATCGGAAATTGAGTGCACGCGATTTCTTCGAACCCGAGTTCAGATACCAGCGAAGCCGGCGTCCTTGGACCTGACAGCGCACGTCTGCGCTGCATTTGTGAACAATACCTATTATCGACCAATGCCTTGTTGACCCGATCTACTTCCCCCTGAATAGATCGCATCGGGCGGTCGGGTTGCTGCTGCCCCCACCGTCAACCGGAGCGTCAACGTGGTGTACCGACTGGGAAAGCGAGCCATTTCGCAGTACATCCGGACGGATTGCCAACGACGCCTACGTCTCGATCTCTACAGCACCGCAGCCGATCGCACAGCGGCCGGAGCACCCGAACGGGATGCAGCTCGTCCGGGCTTCGCGCTGATCACCCAAGCCGGCCGAAATCACGAGCGGCAGAGGTTCGCCGAGCTGTCCGAGGTGCTTCCGCACCTGGTGGTTCACGGGCAGCCCACCGCCTTCACGGAGGGTGAAGAGCGCGCCTTCGGTACGATCCTGCTTCGCGACCATCTCCCTACGGCGATCGCCAACCAATTGCTGATAGAGGCGGAATACCAGGTCACGCCCACATTCGTGGCCGCGCATGGTCTTACCGATCTGGCCGACGGGAGCGCGTTCAACGGTGCCAACCACCTCCAGTTCTCGGCGGTCCGTCCGGACATCATTCACGTCGTACCTCCAAGCGGCGGACGGCGACGCGCCATCTCGATCGATGGCACGATCACGCCGGTCGTTGACGACAGGTTCGGACTGAAAGTGATCGATGTGAAGATTTCAGGCGAGGCATCGCCTGCCCATTTCTCGGAGCTCGCCTATTACGGGATGACGTTGGCAGGCTGGCTGGACGCGAACGGTCTTAGCGATCGCTTCTTTGTCCTCGCGGAAGCCGCAATCTGGCCAGGCCGTCACGACGCGTCCAGTATCGAAGTCCAGTTGCGCCTGGACGTGAAGGACCACGTAACCGACCGGCATCAGGCGAAATACTTGGCTGCGCTGGCCGCTGACCTGGAAACGATGCCGCCGGAGGTCGTTCTTGGGCGCGTCGCCAGGTTCTTGCGGCACGACCTTCGCAATATCCTGAGCGAACCGGATTGGCGGAACCTGCCATGGCATGTCGACCACCGTTGCTCCGGTTGCGATTACCTCGGCTACAAATGGTCGACCGAGGAGGATGCCGCCGCGGCTATCCCGACCCCGCCAGCACGGGCCGCGCAGGCACAGTCGGCCTACTGTTGGACCATGGCGAAGGACCTGGACCATCCCAGCCGCGTGGCCGGCCTGACCGAGGGGGCGCGCGGCAAGCTTCTCGAAGGCGGGATCGCGAACGTTCAAAGCCTTTCAGCAGCGTCGGCGGGCAACATCGTCTTCGAATCGCATCAAACCCTCCGCGCAAAGCGAACAGTGCTGGTCGCTCGCGGCCTGACCCTGGTGAACGCCCTCCCCGCAGCCATACCGGATCGGGCCGGCACATCGGCCGTCTTGCCGAGCTTCTCCGACATCCGCGTCAACATTTCCGCGGACTTTGACGTCGGATCCGGCCTGACCTTCGCATTCGGATACAACATCTCTTACGGCGTGCCGAACGCACCACGCACCGCAAACGCCGGGTATGGCAGAGCATTCACCAATCGCGACCGCGCCTTGCTGGTGCTGGAGCGTTCCGTAGACGCGGAGGGAGAGATCCTGCGTCAGTGGCTCGAATTCATGGTGCAGGATATCGCCCGCGCACGGGCCGATACTCTCGCGGGCTATCGGTTGTTCGATCCCAACAAGCGGGACGTCACGATTCAGTTCTATATCTGGGATCGACTGGTCTTCAATCACCTCTGCCGTATCATGGGCAGGCATCTCCATATCGTGCAGGCTCCCGTTCGTATCGGAGGCACCGACGTCAGCCCGATGTCCTGGCTGTTTCCGGCGGAAACCGTACTCGAGGACGCTAGATACACCAGCGTTTCTTCCCCTCTGACGATCGTCTCTGAGATCGTGAACAGCCTCGTCGCGGCGCCGGTCCCCCACCACTACGGTCTGGTTAGCCTGGCCAACGATCTCGACGCCGACCGCCGCGTCCGCACCGACGGATCGACCTGGGCATTCAACGTCAACAAGTTCTACCTCGACCCCCTCTCAGACCAGATTCCGTCAGAGCGCGGCAGTGAGATCTGGCAAAGGAAGTCGCCGTTCAGATCGCAGGACTTTCAGTGGCATCAGGAGCAAACGAGGCGCGTCGTACGCGACAAGCTGCGGGCGCTGTCTTGGATCGTCGACGGCCTCAGTCGCCGCCTGCGCGACACGCTCAGCGCAGAAGCGCCAACGGTCGGCGAGATCTTTAGGCCTGAACAACCGCTGACCGGCGTCGGCTTCGATGGTCAGATGCTGTATCAGCACACACGACTGATGCAGGCCGCACAGAAGCTTGAGAATGACCTGCTGCTGGCGATGCCTGCCCATGAGCGTGAAGCCCGCTTCATGAGCGCCCGGGTCGATAGAACGTTGATCGGAGACGAGCGCGCCGCATGCCTTCGGCAGTATGGGCTTGGCAACCTGATCGCCAATCCCTCGGTCTATGCCTTCGAACTCCGGGATGCATCGCGCGAGGTGCGCATCAAGGATGGTGATTTTCTCCTCTCGTTCGCGCCCGAGGACCTGCTGGCGCAGGTTCAGCACGAAACCGCGGCCGGGTTCAAAACGCAGTTTCCAGCTCTGCAACAGACGCTTCCGATCCAGGGGAGCGACTACCAGGATTCCGCGCGAGCGTCGCTGCGAATTTCGGTCAGGAAGATCGACAGGGCGAACCGCCGCTTGATCATCGAGGCGTCCACTCTCCTTCAGACGGCAATTCGGTTGGGCATCGCGAACCTCGATTTCAACCCGCGTCAGGGACGCTTCGGTGTGGTCGATCCGGTCGTCCTTGATTTCTTTTCGCGCAGGCTAAGAGATGCGCTATCCGGCCGCACCGGCCAGTGGGGCTCGCCTGGGATCAGAAATCCGCCGCTGGCGCTCAGCCGTCCCTTGTTTCAAGCGAGGATCGCCAATGTCGGCCGGCTGAATCCCAGAGCCTCGGCGAGCGTCCCGGCCGAAACCTTCATTTGGAACGCCGACGTGGCGGCGAGCACGGCAACGGGCCTTTCCGCCGCCGATGTGGTCGCCATCGCCCGCACGATAGCTCCGGACATCACGCCGAAGCAAAGCGAAGCGATCGAACGCTCCGTTCAACGCCAATTGGCTATCTGGTGGGGACCCCCAGGGACCGGCAAGAGCGCTACAGCGCAGGCATACCTCGCCTCCTCCCTGAAACATGCGGCAGACACCGGCGCCGGCCTACGTATCGCAGTCACCGGTTTCACGTGGGTCGCCATCGATCACGTCGCCAAAAGGCTCCCGGCACTGCTTGCCCGGCTGGGTATCGCCGATCGGGTACGCCTAGTGCGCCTCGCGTCGGGTGCGGGATCCCTCGAGTCGGTCGCGCCCGAGCTTCAACAGTTTGTCCTACCTATGAATGATCGCGGGGCGCCGGATCGTCAGGATCTCGAAGCCGCTGTCTCTGCGCGGGACTCGCTCGTCTTGGTCGCAAGCACGGTCGAGCAGATCGCGAAGCTCGGCGGGTCGGTAATCGCTCCCCTGTTCGACCTCGTGCTGATCGACGAAGCATCGCAGGTCGACGTCGCCCACGCCATCGTCGCTTTTACCAAGCTCGCGCCCGGCGCGCGGCTGACGGTGGTTGGCGACGAGCTGCAGATGGCTCCAATTCATCCTATCGAGCCGCCCGTCGGCGCCGAGTACCTCGTCGGTTCGATATTCGATTTCTACCGCCATTATCGTCGACGCGGCCAGGCCGACCCCGGAATTGACCGGATCATGCTGGATCGTAGTTTCCGTTCAAACTCGGAGATCGTCGACTTCGTCAGGCTCGCCGGCTACCAGGATCTGCACGCCAGCGACAAAAGCAAGGACCTGCGGTTCGCGACGGCAATTCCCATGACGCCGAATGCGCCGGCGTCATGGCCGGCCGGCCTGATCTGGTCGCCGGCCTATCCGCAGATCCTCGACCCCGGCAAACCACTGACGGCGGTCATCCATAACGACCGATTTAGTAGCCAACGCAACCAGGAAGAGGCTGACCTCGTTTCCAGCCTGGTCCTAGCATTGTTCGAGAGCCGATTGATGGACATCGACGCCGCGAACGCGGCACCTTTGTCTCCCGTCGACTTCTTCCGTAAGGGTGTCGGCATCGTGACGCCCCATCGGGCACAGCAGGCCGCCGTCTTCGAGAGGCTGGCCGCAGAGCTCGCGGGTCGTGTCGACGCCAACGAAATCTTCGCCGCCGTCGACACGGTGGAGCGTTTTCAGGGACAAGAAAAGACCGTGATGATCGCCAGCTTCGGTCTGGGCGACAAGGATCAGATTGCCGCGGAAGAGACTTTCCTGTTCCAGCTCAATCGCTTCAACGTGACGGCATCGCGAGCCAAGGCCAAGTTCATCGCCATCATGAGCCGCAGGTTGTTGGATCACCTCCCGACGGACAAGGTAGCTCTCCACCAGTCCCGTCTCATCAAGCATTTTGCCGATGGCTTCTTGCAGAGATCCGTTCCAATATCGCTGCCGGGTCTGGGCGAGTGCGAGTTGCGTACGCGATGAGGAATGGACTGCCGAAGCGATCGTTGCTGGATGACGGAGACGTCCCGTTTATCGGGCTTGCCCGCCTCGCTTATCGCGAAAGCGTGCGTCCCCGCGACGTATATCAGTCGCACAAATGGTTCGCTCGACGCCTCGCGGTGACGGCGCGTTCTCTGCTGGTCGCAGCCGCGACACCCGCCGGCGGATCGTTCTGGAAATCGTATTACACCGCTCCTTCCTACAAGGGGATCGACGTCCTAGATCCCTTCCTCGGTGGAGGCGTAATGGTCCTGGAGGCGTCGCGCCTTGGCGCCGACGTGCACGGCCTCGACGTGGAGCCCGTTGCAACTGCGATATCGTCGTTCCAGGGCAAGTTGCGGTCGCTGCCGGCGCTCGACACGGCTCTGGATACGCTCTGTTCACACGTCGGCGGAAGACTCGCTCCGTTCTATCGCGCCAAGAACCAGAGCGGCGAGGACGAAATTCTGCTGCATGCGTTCTGGGTTCAATCGGTCGCCTGCAGAAACTGCGGCCACGGCTTTCACGCTCATCCAAAGTTCAAGCTGGGGTCCGATCCGCGCATCGGTAAGCAGTGGATTGCTTGCCGCTCCTGCAGCAGCATCCTTCAAACCAAGATCGACGCGAAAACATCGGGCTGTCAGTGCGGAGTTCGAACGCAAGCCGAGCGGGGACACGTCGACGCAGGGACGGCCGTCTGTCCGTGCTGCGGTCACCGGCAAAAGCTCATCGATGAGGCCTTACTCGCCGGCAGGCCACCATCGTTCGAATTGTTCGCCGTCGAAACTATCCCGGCAGGCAATGAACGCCGCTATCAGGGTAACGAACGAACGATCAGGACGGCAACGGACTTCGACCGCCAAATGTTTGCCGATGCCGCTAAGGCACTCGTTGCGCTAAGGGCTGCGAAACCAGCATTTTTGCCCCCCTCGCCCATTCCACGCGAAGGCAGGCTGGATGATCGCCTGTTCAAGTACGGCTATCAAAACTATTCGGAGCTGTTCTCGGCTCGCCAGCAGCTTCATCTCGGTCTGCTTGCCGAGGCGATCGAATGCCTCGAAGGCGATGTCCGCGAAGCTTTCTCGATAGCCTTCTCCGACCATTTGACCACGAATAATCTGCTTTGCGGATATGCGGGCGACTGGCGGCGGCTGAGCCCGCTCTTCTCGATCCGAGCCTTTAGACACATCGCCCGCCCGGTCGAAATCAATCCTTGGCTACGAAAAAACGGACGCGGCACTTTCCCGAATGCGGTTCGTGCGATCCAGCGCGCGTCCAAGGCACTGTTGGCGCCCCAGGAGCCGACCCGCGCCGGCGCCGTCCGGCCGGTTCACGATCAGGCCTCCGGGTCATGGGATATGCGTCGCGCCGACGCGCAAAACATTGCGCATTTGGCCGATGCATCGATCGGTTTGGTTCTGACGGATCCTCCTTACTTCGACTACATCTCCTATTCCGAACTCGGCCACTTCTTCGTGCCTTGGATGGCGCGTTTCGGGTTGATCGACAAATCATGCCTGGCGTCGTTTCCGGCCGACCAGCTTGCTGCGATCTCCAAATCACCCGACGCCGCAGAGCGATTTACCGCTGGAATGACCCGCGCCTTCAAGGAAATCCGCAGGGTCTGCAAGGAAGATGCTCGGATCGTCTTCACCTATCAAAACCTCGATGGACGCGGCTGGGAGGCGCTGGCCAAAGCCATGGCCGAAAGCGGCGTGATCCCGATCAAGACGTTTCCTCTCCTCGGCGACTGCGGCACACGCCTTCATCGCAGGGAGCGGTCTATCTCATGGGACGCGATCGTCGTCTGCAAAGCGGGCGCAGCGAACTCGTGGATTGCTCCTCCAGATCTGGTTGGCCAAGCCACAACCACGCTTTCGCGGACATGGTCAAAGAAGGTTCTTGCCGCGGGACTGGACTTCTCCGAGAGCGACGCAACGAATATATCATTCGCGGAAGCGATCGTGATCGCAGCGGGGACGGCCAGCAAGCAAGGAGCGACCGCCCAGGTGCGACCGCGCCGAGCCGCTCAGTGAAGAATTAGCTAATCCGGGTCGAGCATCGACGCTTCTGCCAGCCAGCGGCGCGCGGCTTCCACTCGTTTCCGGTGCAGCACGGCAAGGTGACCATAGAGTTCGGCCAGCACTTGAAACGTGGTCAATTCCGTGACGATGGCGAGTTTGCGATACTCCTGATGATTGATCTCAAAGCGGCGTCCACCTTCAGTATCCGCCAGAAGTTGCCGACAGTATTCCTCCATTGAGGCCCGACCATTCGGCTCCGCGTTCGCCAAGTCTCGCATGATGTCCAGATCGTACTGCCACCGGCTCTTGGCGTACTCAACTTGCCAGGCAGTCAGGTAGCCTGATTTTTCGTAAGCTCTACGGAAATGCTGATCTTCCTCAGGATGGGCCAATAGATAGTTGTTGATGTCGTTCAGACTTTGGATCTTATCCGACCGGCGTCGCGCGGCCTTTAGGACAGCGTTTGTCGTATCGGCCATCAGCTTCAGAACGTCGGTTCTAGCTCCCCAGAATGCTATCTCCTCGGCGGACGCCGGCAGCAGCACATCCCCAACCTCCACAAGATGCTCGCTCTTCCGAAGATCTTCGGGGCTGCAGTATTCCGGATCGGCCACTAAGCTGATCCCACCGAAAGCATAGGCTTGCGCCGCAAGCCGCGAACAAAACTGCTTCCGGCTTCCGGCGCGGCGCATCTTTCTCGCCACGACGGCGACAGCCTCACTTTTGGAATACTCCGTTCCAGTAGCGGCCCTTGCAAAATCCGTAATCTTACGGGTAACCCCCTCTCCAAGCGGTAGCCTTGATCGCAAAACCACCACGGCCGCATCGTCCTCGAAAAAGATGCGTTGGATGTTGTTCGAATGCACTCCCTCGGCAGTCGCATCGATGATCGACGAGT encodes:
- a CDS encoding NAD-dependent protein deacetylase, giving the protein MANRDLKAFVESHERLFVLTGAGCSTNSGIPDYRDADGSWKRMQPVRFQAFVADDAIRSRYWARSMIGWRRFGQALPNDAHHALARLEANGRSRMLLTQNVDRLHQAAGSRVVIDLHGRLDLVRCMACSAALRRADFQEDLVRLNASWADLDAAVLPDGDAELDHLDFSGFAVPHCPSCGGVLKSDVVFFGESVPRDQVSLAMEALEQADAMLVVGSSLMVYSGFRFAQAAARRGIPIAAVNLGRTRADDLLTLKIQDRCEAALSFLL
- a CDS encoding AAA domain-containing protein encodes the protein MVYRLGKRAISQYIRTDCQRRLRLDLYSTAADRTAAGAPERDAARPGFALITQAGRNHERQRFAELSEVLPHLVVHGQPTAFTEGEERAFGTILLRDHLPTAIANQLLIEAEYQVTPTFVAAHGLTDLADGSAFNGANHLQFSAVRPDIIHVVPPSGGRRRAISIDGTITPVVDDRFGLKVIDVKISGEASPAHFSELAYYGMTLAGWLDANGLSDRFFVLAEAAIWPGRHDASSIEVQLRLDVKDHVTDRHQAKYLAALAADLETMPPEVVLGRVARFLRHDLRNILSEPDWRNLPWHVDHRCSGCDYLGYKWSTEEDAAAAIPTPPARAAQAQSAYCWTMAKDLDHPSRVAGLTEGARGKLLEGGIANVQSLSAASAGNIVFESHQTLRAKRTVLVARGLTLVNALPAAIPDRAGTSAVLPSFSDIRVNISADFDVGSGLTFAFGYNISYGVPNAPRTANAGYGRAFTNRDRALLVLERSVDAEGEILRQWLEFMVQDIARARADTLAGYRLFDPNKRDVTIQFYIWDRLVFNHLCRIMGRHLHIVQAPVRIGGTDVSPMSWLFPAETVLEDARYTSVSSPLTIVSEIVNSLVAAPVPHHYGLVSLANDLDADRRVRTDGSTWAFNVNKFYLDPLSDQIPSERGSEIWQRKSPFRSQDFQWHQEQTRRVVRDKLRALSWIVDGLSRRLRDTLSAEAPTVGEIFRPEQPLTGVGFDGQMLYQHTRLMQAAQKLENDLLLAMPAHEREARFMSARVDRTLIGDERAACLRQYGLGNLIANPSVYAFELRDASREVRIKDGDFLLSFAPEDLLAQVQHETAAGFKTQFPALQQTLPIQGSDYQDSARASLRISVRKIDRANRRLIIEASTLLQTAIRLGIANLDFNPRQGRFGVVDPVVLDFFSRRLRDALSGRTGQWGSPGIRNPPLALSRPLFQARIANVGRLNPRASASVPAETFIWNADVAASTATGLSAADVVAIARTIAPDITPKQSEAIERSVQRQLAIWWGPPGTGKSATAQAYLASSLKHAADTGAGLRIAVTGFTWVAIDHVAKRLPALLARLGIADRVRLVRLASGAGSLESVAPELQQFVLPMNDRGAPDRQDLEAAVSARDSLVLVASTVEQIAKLGGSVIAPLFDLVLIDEASQVDVAHAIVAFTKLAPGARLTVVGDELQMAPIHPIEPPVGAEYLVGSIFDFYRHYRRRGQADPGIDRIMLDRSFRSNSEIVDFVRLAGYQDLHASDKSKDLRFATAIPMTPNAPASWPAGLIWSPAYPQILDPGKPLTAVIHNDRFSSQRNQEEADLVSSLVLALFESRLMDIDAANAAPLSPVDFFRKGVGIVTPHRAQQAAVFERLAAELAGRVDANEIFAAVDTVERFQGQEKTVMIASFGLGDKDQIAAEETFLFQLNRFNVTASRAKAKFIAIMSRRLLDHLPTDKVALHQSRLIKHFADGFLQRSVPISLPGLGECELRTR
- a CDS encoding YiiX/YebB-like N1pC/P60 family cysteine hydrolase gives rise to the protein MKKLNDQRLQVGDIILTSGSNKVSKAVRRATNSDISHAMVYVQHSSIIDATAEGVHSNNIQRIFFEDDAAVVVLRSRLPLGEGVTRKITDFARAATGTEYSKSEAVAVVARKMRRAGSRKQFCSRLAAQAYAFGGISLVADPEYCSPEDLRKSEHLVEVGDVLLPASAEEIAFWGARTDVLKLMADTTNAVLKAARRRSDKIQSLNDINNYLLAHPEEDQHFRRAYEKSGYLTAWQVEYAKSRWQYDLDIMRDLANAEPNGRASMEEYCRQLLADTEGGRRFEINHQEYRKLAIVTELTTFQVLAELYGHLAVLHRKRVEAARRWLAEASMLDPD
- the dgt gene encoding dGTP triphosphohydrolase; amino-acid sequence: MAEAQRKLDWAKLLNGNRRKPPSAPSPQKGKEQRIPLERDYDRLLFSTPVRRLADKTQVFPLERNDSVRTRLTHSHEVANLARSIGTTLFYNHGEELGLAAIPDAARSVPSLLGAVGLAHDLGNPPFGHQGEDAMQSWITRHSVPKAEDQNSFDIFAGAGLTAAQQRDFEKFEGNAQALRLLTRLQIINDGYGLNMSYAALAALMKYPVPSDKIDKSIQSRKKFNFFQSEAKIVDEVWRNTGLEEGVRHPLTLVMEACDDIAYSVLDLEDAAKKGLISFHDLIASLSHDANDDPQILDIFEQSRKRETEYRQSQLSGAELSDISMQMLRVQAIGLMVNAVTDAFVANRDTIMAGEFHGELLAGSRSEALWKALKGFARKHVYSHRSVIEVELEGHRTIHALMDAFWQAIENRGAEDFVNPRGTKPYDAYVYSRISENYRRAAQMSEMPMRYRELQLMTDMISGMTDSFAVDLCRKLVSLRG